CATGAAAAGTGACGACTTACGCCGCAGAGCTTCTTCGCTAAATAACCTCGGGGTGGCGTTCACCAGAGTCTACGCTTTTTTGAGGTTCATTTTTCTAAATGGGTCGGCTAAAGCACGTTTGACACAGGCCAACTGATCTTCTAAGGGTGAGTGATAAAAGCGAAGGGTTCTGGAGCGGAAGCCTTTGCAGCTGCAGGCGCAGGATCTTGAAGCTGATTGAGTTCTTCAATAAAGTCATAAATACCTTGAAACTGTCGATAAACAGAAGCAAATCGCACGTAGGCAACTTCGCTCAGTGCTTTCAAGCTTTTGAGGACGGCTTCCCCAATTTCAGTACTGGTGACATCCCGGACAGAGCGTTGCTGCAGCTCAGCTTCAATATCATCAACCAAGGCTTCAATCCGGGTCGCGGTGATGCCCGTTTTCTCGCAGGCGGTTACAACGCCCCGCAGCAGCTTAGAACGATCAAAGGACTCGCGCTGTCCGTCTCGCTTAATGACGGTAATGGGAACAAATTCAATTCGCTCATAGGTGGTGAACCTGCGATCGCACTGCAGACACTCTCGCCGTCGGCGAACACTGTGACCCGACTCAGCGGAGCGAGATTCCAAGACTCGGCTATCTGTATGCTGACAGAATGGACACTGCACGTGAGCCTATCCTCCAAAAGCCGTGTAGGCACCTACTACCCACTACCTTAGCCTAGTGTGGTCCAGCCTGTCGCTGCCTATCTCAGCAGGAAGTCCTGCAGTAGGCGAAGAGAGTCCGCTATGATTGACTTCAAATAGAGAATATTAAATCTAGTATGGGCGCATCGTGTTCGATGATAGACGAGCTTTATCCCTAGGTTGAATTAGGAATCTCTCTGTCGATATTCCCTGCTAAACAGGGCTGCGGAGATGAGTAATGGGGGTTGATTAGTTTAGATTTTGCGCTAATGGCTATGCTGAGTTCATTAAAGACATTTCCATTGTTTAAGGCTGTCTCCCCCCTATTTTCGCAAGTAAACAACGGGTTTACTCTCACTGAACTTTTGGTTGCGGGAGCCTTAACCACGACAGTTGTCGGCGTCAGCGGTGTGGGGCTTGCTTCTATGCTGAGTTCAAGCTCTGACAGTGGCACCCAAAACGAACGGCGGATTGAGCTAAACCGTTCCCTTGACTTCATTGCTACCGAGGTCAGGCAGGCAGAACGCATCGAACCTGACGCAAACCAGGGCTTGCCTGATGCGCCTGCATTCGATGCCACTGACAAAGTTCCTGTCTTGACCCTCAAGATTCCGGGTGTCAATCAACGAATCATCTATTACCTCGCTGGTGCCGAGGGCATGTGGCGTGGACCTCAAGTCATTTATCGTTGGGGACCCAATTTCAACTCTGACGGTAGCTACGACGATACGATCTCACCTAATGCATGGCAATATGAGCCTTTAATTGATCTGATCTCAGAGGAAACTTCAACGCCCGATTGTCCAATGGACACAACCACTTCACCGCCTATCCGCTGGACCGCTAATCCATCAACAAATGCAACGGGGTTCTATTCGTGCGTGAGTCCCACGGGAAAAGTGGCTAGCATTTTTCATAAGGGTCAACTTAAAAAGGTTTTAGACAATCCTGAAGCCTATGCCTTAGAGACAAAAGTGTTTGCCCGCACACAACCGCCCCTCAATATTATTGGAGGCGGGGGAACAGTATCGGGGGTCTTAAGTAATCGTCGATCCAGAGTGACCATTTCTAACCTGGGAGGCGCTCTTCAGTGCAGCAACGGTAACGATGTCAACGACGGCGTTTCAGGTACGGTTCTATTGAGTTCAAATTCAGCGTCTGGCTCATCAAGTATGTCGCTGCCAGATCCCGGCGGCGACTTGGTAGAGACAGTGGAGCCAAATACAACGTTGGCCTTTTCAGTGCAGGTTAGAAACACAACCTGCATTCGAGATACTACAGTTAGCTCAGAGGCAGATCAACAAAGACAGGTGATCACCCTACGAGACGGTGAAAGCGTGCCTGCGTTTGAGACATATCTAGAGCAAAACGGAATAGCAAGCTTTCTGACAGCTGAGAATCCTAGAACGAGACAGCCTTATCTTGATCCCGATACTCGGAAGATTTCGCTGGCTGCTAACCAGCTCATCTTCTTGTTTGAGCTGGGTGTCGATTTCGACAGCAGTAAACCCCTTGAAGATCAGGAATCGCCCTTCGATATGCAGGATCTGGTGGTCGTTGCCACCATCACGCCTGACGAGGAATAATGGCCTTCGCGGCAAGTTGTTAAGTTAGGGGCTGCAAACAGGTGATTCGTCTCAGAGTTTGGCAGTGGGTTGCGCTAATTTTGCCTTTGGCGCTGGTGATTGGATTCCTGGCGGTAGCAGCGGGCTTACAGATTCACCGCTGGCACCTGAGCTGGATCTGGGCTGTTGTCGTTCTTGTTCTGTTGGTCTGGCGATGGCTGCTGGCGCGGTGGCTGCAAATTCCCCAGTTCGAGACCGCTGACTTCTCTAATTTCACGACGGCAGATCACCAGAGCGAGTCACAAGCAAATCTGAAAGCCAAGGCCGAGCTGGAGGTTCAGCGTGTGTTGACGGCAGCCCGCGATGACATCTTGCCTTGGGAAGATTGGGCAACGTTTTTTGGACGCTGCCAAGACTTAGTCTCGGGAGTGGCCCAAATCTACTATCCAGAGGTTAAGCGCCCTCTGCTGAATATCTACGTGCCGCAGGCCTATGGGCTGCTGCGAGGCACCGTCGATGATGTAGATCTATGGATGCAGAAGCTTGCGCCTACCTTAGGACAGGTTTCAATCGGTCAAGCTTATGAGACGTACGAAACCTATCGACGGCTAGAGCCTGCCGCCCGCAAGGCACTTAAGGTTTTCAACTGGTCTCGCTGGTTATTTAATCCAGCAGCAGCGGCGGCCCGAACAGCCACCCAACCCTATCGAGAACAGGCCAACCAACAGTTACTGGGCAACTTAGGTCAATTACTGCGTGAAACAACGCTTAAGGCTTTAGGAGAGCGGGCCATCGCTCTTTACAGCGGTCAAGCACCTCAACCAATGGTGGTAGAAGAGGTGGCTCCAGAAAAGACGCAAACCCTGCGGTCGCTCTTTGAAGAATCTGAGTCGGTTGACAGTCTAGAACGATCGCCTCTCAACGTACTTTTGGTGGGGCGCACGGGAGCCGGAAAAAGTAGCTTAATTAATACGCTATTCGCAAAAGAGTTAGCGGCAGTAGATGTATTACCCAGCACCGATCGCCTCCAATCCTACGCTTTTGCGACGCCGGAGGGTGACGCACTGACGCTCTGGGATGCACCAGGATATGAGCAGGCAGGTCGAGAAGATTTGCGATCGCACATTCTAGAGAAAGCCACAGAAGCAGACATCCTGCTGCTGTTAACTCCAGCCCCTGACCCAGCCCTAAAAATGGATCGTGACTTCCTGAGTCAAGTGCAAGCGGATGGTCTCCCTATTATTGTTGTGGTCACCCAGGTAGACCGCCTACGCCCCATTCGTGAATGGCAACCTCCCTATGATTGGCAGCAGGGGGAAAAACCTAAAGAACGCGCGATTCGAGATGCAATAGCCTATCGCCAGGAAATGTTAGCAGACTACAGCTCCACGATATTGCCGCTGGTAGCGGATGCCCCCGATCGCTCAATGTGGGGCAAGACAATGCTATCTCAAGCCTTAGTTGAAGCCCTCCCCTCGGCACAGCAGGGCCGATTAGCCAGATTTCTCACAGATCAAGACACCCGGATCCAGGCTGCGGCTAAAATCATCGACCGGTACGCCTTTCAGATGAGTACGACCCAAGGGCTCGCAGCATTGCTAAAAAGTCCGATCCTGGGCTTTATTTCAACCATGATGTCCGGGACTCCAGCGCTCGCCACGGTCTTAGCAACAAACCTACCCATTGAGCAGTCTCCAGTTGTAATGGGCAAGCTCCAGATAGCCTGGGAACTTTACGCTTTGCTAAGTACAGCAGAACAAACCTTTGACTTGCTACAGCTGTGGCCCCTGGTACTTGAAAGATCCTCATCACCCACTCAGGATGCTTGGGCTTTTGGTCAAACCTTAGTGCAGTACTGGCTAGATACGGCCTCAGGGAAAGAAATGCCGCTCTCAATAATGCAGACTCGCTATCAAAGTTATCTGCAGGAAGCAAAGACAAAAATGTAATGCCTTATGCTACGCTTGATAAGCGATCGCGGGGCGTAGCGCAGCTTGGTAGCGCACCACTTTGGGGTAGTGGGGGTCGTGGGTTCAAATCCCGCCGCTCCGATTGGCTAAATAACTTATCACTGGTGAGGCTTAGGGACTTTTATGTCAGTCCTTGAGACCTCTTTTTTTGTGAATATATCCACAGACTTTAGGGACGTTAGGGCTGGCTAAGTAAACTAAGTGGCCGGAAGGTTAGCCCGTGAGGAAGAAAATATCAGTGATTAATGATCGCGGCATGTTGCGGTTAAGGTGGACCCACATCGGGAAGCGCCACAGTATTAGCTTGGGGCTAGAGGATACCCGCTCTAATCGAGCCTATGCAAAAAGCATCGCCCGTCAGATTGATGATGATATCTGTTGTGGGCAGTTTGACCCCAGCAAGAACAAGTACAGACCCCAGGCAATAGGCCAAACAGGCTATCTTGCTCAAGCCTATTCAGCCAGTTCGCTGACCATAAAGAACGAAACTTGGGGGTTTCTATTCGGTCGATAGAAACCCGATATCAGCCCGTGGTGGCAGCTTTGCAGAAGTGGCTTGATGTTCCTGCTCATGCAGTAAATGAAGGCAAGGCGAAAGACTTTGTTTCTATCCAACGGGAGCGGGTGACCACTCACATTGCTAGGGCGAGGGTCTGGCTACTTCAATCATGCGGAAATGGGCGATTGAGGCCGGATTATTGGCCGGACGTAACCCGTGGGTGGGATTAGCAAAAGCCATCAAGCCTGAACTGAGACAGAAGGTGAAGCCCTTTGTCGATAACGAAGATACCAGCGCACAGCCCACAGAATAATGCACAGCGGATATTGTTGATCTTTGAAAGGGCTATCAAGAGGCATAACTAAAAGCTCGAAGTTGCAAAGGTCTCAACCTACCATCTTCAGCTCCGATCCCTGCAACAGAACCAAAGTGACTACCCCGGCTTCGATATGTTGAAAGCCGAGGTAATTCTGAACACCCAGTAATGAACTGCCAGGATGTCTAGTTTTTTCGCCAGATTGCGGCATATTTTGCTTGGCCATTGACCTCATAGCCACTCACGTGGGTCAGCCGATATCCTTGGGAGGTCAATTGATTAAAGGTCAGCTGATACTGAGCTGAACTAAGGCCATGACGAGCTTGCCAAGGAGATGAGCCTCCTTTGACCCACAGTGCGGCATATTTGGCTATGCCGTTGACCTCATAGCCACTGACGGTGCTTAGCCGATAACCCTGAGAGACAAGGCTGTCGAATTTAGCCTGATACTGAGAGGAGGTCATTCCATGACGAGCTTGCCATTGAACATTGCCACCCTTACGCCAGATTGCGGCAAATCGGGCTTTGCCGCCTACGTTATAAGCACTGACGTGGGTCAAGCGATATCCCTTGCCCACTAAGTCATTAAAGGTTTGTTGGTATTGGGAGACGCTCATTCCGTGGCGGGCTTGCCAGGGTGTTGTACCTCCTCGTTTTTGCCAGAGGGCTGCATAGAGTGCTTGGCCGTTGGATTCGTACCCACTGACATCTACGAGCTGATAGCCTTGACCTACATATTGGTCAAACTTCTGTTGGTACTGGGCGGAGGTCATCCCGTGCCGTGCAACCCAGGGGACTGAACGACCTTGGGACCAGATGGCTGCATATTTAGGTTTACCATTGATGCTGTAGCCGCTGACATCTGATAAGCGATAACCTTGACTGACATACTGGTCGAACCGTTGTTGATACTGTGCTGAGGTCATGCCATGTCGGGCAGCCCAGGTCGCGGCTAGAGCGGGACCACACATCAAGGCGATAGCAGTTGTGGCCAGAAGTGGCTTAATTAGTATTGATAGTTTTTTCATGATGTTAGTTCTCATAAATATGTTGTTTGATGATCTACAGCTCAAACAACGCCCCTGTCTTTACACTCTCTAAGTTAAGTGAATGGCTTAGCGCACCTGATGATGTGGGTCACGTCTGACATTGATAGTCATCACTTCGGTTCAATTTGGAGGAATACATATCAACCCAATACATTTGATGAAAGCATCAAGGCCATTGAATGCTGCTTCAGGCTATGGCAAAAGCCAAATACTATTGATTGATGTGGGAATTGATCCTAGACAAAGCTAATGGTCATGAAACTACTGATTGTTGAATCCCCCGGCAAAATTAAAAAGCTCAAGGGTATCCTCGGCAGTGACTGGATAGTGAAGGCCAGCGTGGGTCACATCCGTGAACTAGCAAACGATGGAAAAGACTCCCTCGGCTTTGATCTTGGACTTCATCAAATTGACTGTCGCTATATTCCCCGTAGCCCTCAAGCAAAACAGACGATCTCTGACCTACGGGCTGCGACCAAAAAAGCTAAGCAAGTCTTTCTGGCCACTGACCCCGACCGCGAAGGGGAAACAATCGCTTGGCATCTCCAGGATGCATTGCACCTCAAAAAGGCTCAACGCGTCGTCTATACCGAAATCACAGATCGGGCGGTCAAAGCGGCAGTTTCCAATCCCAGACCGCTCAATCAAGCTCTTGTCGATGCGGGCCGATGTCGCGACTGCCTGGACAAATTGGTTGGCTATCGTGGCTCACCCCTGGTATGGA
The window above is part of the Acaryochloris thomasi RCC1774 genome. Proteins encoded here:
- a CDS encoding PulJ/GspJ family protein, which codes for MLSSLKTFPLFKAVSPLFSQVNNGFTLTELLVAGALTTTVVGVSGVGLASMLSSSSDSGTQNERRIELNRSLDFIATEVRQAERIEPDANQGLPDAPAFDATDKVPVLTLKIPGVNQRIIYYLAGAEGMWRGPQVIYRWGPNFNSDGSYDDTISPNAWQYEPLIDLISEETSTPDCPMDTTTSPPIRWTANPSTNATGFYSCVSPTGKVASIFHKGQLKKVLDNPEAYALETKVFARTQPPLNIIGGGGTVSGVLSNRRSRVTISNLGGALQCSNGNDVNDGVSGTVLLSSNSASGSSSMSLPDPGGDLVETVEPNTTLAFSVQVRNTTCIRDTTVSSEADQQRQVITLRDGESVPAFETYLEQNGIASFLTAENPRTRQPYLDPDTRKISLAANQLIFLFELGVDFDSSKPLEDQESPFDMQDLVVVATITPDEE
- a CDS encoding Arm DNA-binding domain-containing protein, coding for MRKKISVINDRGMLRLRWTHIGKRHSISLGLEDTRSNRAYAKSIARQIDDDICCGQFDPSKNKYRPQAIGQTGYLAQAYSASSLTIKNETWGFLFGR
- a CDS encoding GTPase family protein, which gives rise to MIRLRVWQWVALILPLALVIGFLAVAAGLQIHRWHLSWIWAVVVLVLLVWRWLLARWLQIPQFETADFSNFTTADHQSESQANLKAKAELEVQRVLTAARDDILPWEDWATFFGRCQDLVSGVAQIYYPEVKRPLLNIYVPQAYGLLRGTVDDVDLWMQKLAPTLGQVSIGQAYETYETYRRLEPAARKALKVFNWSRWLFNPAAAAARTATQPYREQANQQLLGNLGQLLRETTLKALGERAIALYSGQAPQPMVVEEVAPEKTQTLRSLFEESESVDSLERSPLNVLLVGRTGAGKSSLINTLFAKELAAVDVLPSTDRLQSYAFATPEGDALTLWDAPGYEQAGREDLRSHILEKATEADILLLLTPAPDPALKMDRDFLSQVQADGLPIIVVVTQVDRLRPIREWQPPYDWQQGEKPKERAIRDAIAYRQEMLADYSSTILPLVADAPDRSMWGKTMLSQALVEALPSAQQGRLARFLTDQDTRIQAAAKIIDRYAFQMSTTQGLAALLKSPILGFISTMMSGTPALATVLATNLPIEQSPVVMGKLQIAWELYALLSTAEQTFDLLQLWPLVLERSSSPTQDAWAFGQTLVQYWLDTASGKEMPLSIMQTRYQSYLQEAKTKM
- the nrdR gene encoding transcriptional regulator NrdR; the protein is MQCPFCQHTDSRVLESRSAESGHSVRRRRECLQCDRRFTTYERIEFVPITVIKRDGQRESFDRSKLLRGVVTACEKTGITATRIEALVDDIEAELQQRSVRDVTSTEIGEAVLKSLKALSEVAYVRFASVYRQFQGIYDFIEELNQLQDPAPAAAKASAPEPFAFITHP